A window of Micrococcus endophyticus contains these coding sequences:
- the groES gene encoding co-chaperone GroES: MSVSIKPLEDRIVVRPLEAEQTTASGLVIPDTAKEKPQEGQVVAVGPGRVAENGNRVPVDVAEGDVVLYSKYGGTEVKVGGEEYLVLSARDVLAVVTK; the protein is encoded by the coding sequence ATGTCTGTCTCCATCAAGCCCCTCGAGGATCGCATCGTTGTCCGCCCCCTGGAGGCCGAGCAGACCACCGCGTCCGGCCTCGTGATCCCGGACACCGCCAAGGAGAAGCCGCAGGAGGGCCAGGTCGTGGCCGTGGGCCCGGGCCGGGTCGCCGAGAACGGCAACCGCGTGCCCGTCGACGTCGCCGAGGGCGACGTGGTGCTGTACTCCAAGTACGGCGGCACCGAGGTCAAGGTCGGCGGCGAGGAGTACCTGGTGCTCTCCGCCCGCGACGTGCTGGCCGTCGTCACCAAGTGA
- the groL gene encoding chaperonin GroEL (60 kDa chaperone family; promotes refolding of misfolded polypeptides especially under stressful conditions; forms two stacked rings of heptamers to form a barrel-shaped 14mer; ends can be capped by GroES; misfolded proteins enter the barrel where they are refolded when GroES binds), protein MAKQLAFNDDARRALQAGIDKLADTVKVTLGPKGRNVVLDKAWGAPTITNDGVTIAREIELDDPYENMGAQLAKEVATKTNDIAGDGTTTATVLAQAFVNEGMRQVAAGAAPGEVKKGIEVAVAAVEQRLQENARPVEGKEVAHVAAISAQNDEVGELLARAFDTVGTDGVITIEESSTTSTELDVTEGMQFDKGFLSPYMVTDAERQEAVLEDPYVLINSGKISNVQELLPVLEKVLQASRPLFVIAEDIEGEALSTLVVNKIRGTLNVAAVKAPGFGDRRKAMLQDIAVLTGAQVVSPDLGMKLEQADLDVLGSARRITVTKDETTIVDGGGSAEDVEARVAQIKAESAATDSDWDREKLQERLAKLAGGIGVIRVGAATEVELKERKHRIEDAVSSTRAALEEGIVAGGGTALINALSVLDTDADVQALTGDAASGVDIVRKALKQPLRWIAQNAGEDGYVVVSKVAELEPNHGFNAKTGVYGDLIADGVIDPVKVTRSALANAASIAALVLTTETLVADKPEDEDEHQH, encoded by the coding sequence ATGGCCAAGCAGCTGGCTTTCAACGACGACGCACGCCGCGCCCTCCAGGCCGGCATCGACAAGCTCGCCGACACCGTCAAGGTCACCCTCGGCCCCAAGGGCCGCAACGTGGTGCTCGACAAGGCGTGGGGCGCCCCCACCATCACCAACGACGGCGTCACGATCGCCCGGGAGATCGAGCTCGACGACCCGTACGAGAACATGGGCGCGCAGCTGGCCAAGGAGGTGGCGACCAAGACCAACGACATCGCGGGCGACGGCACCACCACCGCCACCGTGCTGGCCCAGGCCTTCGTGAACGAGGGCATGCGCCAGGTCGCCGCCGGCGCGGCCCCCGGCGAGGTCAAGAAGGGCATCGAGGTGGCCGTGGCCGCCGTCGAGCAGCGCCTCCAGGAGAACGCCCGCCCGGTGGAGGGCAAGGAGGTGGCCCACGTGGCCGCCATCTCCGCCCAGAACGACGAGGTCGGCGAGCTGCTGGCCCGCGCGTTCGACACGGTCGGCACCGACGGCGTGATCACCATCGAGGAGTCCTCCACGACCTCCACCGAGCTGGACGTCACCGAGGGCATGCAGTTCGACAAGGGCTTCCTGTCCCCGTACATGGTCACCGACGCCGAGCGTCAGGAGGCCGTGCTGGAGGACCCGTACGTCCTGATCAACTCCGGCAAGATCTCCAACGTGCAGGAGCTCCTGCCCGTGCTGGAGAAGGTGCTGCAGGCCAGCCGCCCGCTGTTCGTGATCGCCGAGGACATCGAGGGCGAGGCCCTGTCCACCCTCGTGGTCAACAAGATCCGCGGCACCCTGAACGTCGCGGCTGTGAAGGCCCCGGGCTTCGGCGACCGCCGCAAGGCCATGCTGCAGGACATCGCCGTCCTCACCGGCGCCCAGGTGGTCTCCCCGGACCTCGGCATGAAGCTCGAGCAGGCCGACCTGGACGTGCTCGGCTCCGCCCGCCGCATCACCGTGACCAAGGACGAGACCACCATCGTCGACGGCGGCGGCTCCGCCGAGGACGTGGAGGCCCGCGTCGCCCAGATCAAGGCCGAGTCGGCCGCCACCGACTCCGACTGGGACCGCGAGAAGCTCCAGGAGCGCCTCGCCAAGCTCGCCGGCGGCATTGGCGTGATCCGCGTGGGCGCCGCCACCGAGGTGGAGCTCAAGGAGCGCAAGCACCGCATCGAGGACGCCGTGTCCTCCACCCGCGCCGCCCTCGAGGAGGGCATCGTGGCCGGCGGCGGCACCGCGCTCATCAACGCGCTGTCCGTGCTGGACACCGACGCCGACGTGCAGGCCCTGACCGGCGACGCCGCCTCGGGCGTGGACATCGTCCGCAAGGCGCTCAAGCAGCCGCTGCGCTGGATCGCCCAGAACGCGGGCGAGGACGGCTACGTCGTCGTCTCCAAGGTCGCCGAGCTGGAGCCGAACCACGGCTTCAACGCGAAGACCGGCGTCTACGGCGACCTGATCGCCGACGGCGTGATCGATCCGGTGAAGGTGACCCGCTCGGCTCTGGCCAACGCGGCCTCCATCGCCGCGCTCGTGCTCACCACCGAGACCCTCGTGGCGGACAAGCCCGAGGACGAGGACGAGCACCAGCACTGA
- a CDS encoding dicarboxylate/amino acid:cation symporter, whose translation MSTAQSSPAPAPRRRLPAWTSNFGWQIVAALVLGLVLGLVARSMGHTPDSPTWLGETLATIGSVYISILKATVIPLVFFAVVASIANLAQVTNAARLAAKTLLWFAITSLIAVLIGLAVGVVMQPGVGTGQSAPESYQARDVGWLDFLTSMVPANFLGLTVKSTVGEDGAVASSPTFNVLQILVIAIVVGIAALKVGEKAAPFLTFSRSVLAVIQKLLWWIIRLAPIGTVGLLGNAVASYGWSTMGTLAKFVVAIYVGLAIVMFVVYPVLARLHGLSVKQFFTGVWPAVQLGFVSRSSLGTLPVTQRVAERNFGVPTGYAAFAVPLGSTTKMDGCAAIYPAIAAVFVAQFYGIEMSLGQYALVVLVSVLGSAATAGTTGATVMLTLTLSTAGLPLEGLALLLAVDPIVDMGRTATNVAGQALVPALVAKQEGILDQARYDAERVDIMGEDEEEIVEARAQDRDDDQDQMVGAAARPARD comes from the coding sequence ATGAGCACCGCACAGTCCTCCCCCGCACCGGCGCCCCGACGCCGGCTCCCCGCCTGGACGTCGAACTTCGGCTGGCAGATCGTCGCCGCCCTCGTCCTGGGCCTCGTCCTCGGCCTCGTCGCCCGCTCGATGGGCCACACCCCCGACTCCCCCACCTGGCTGGGCGAGACGCTGGCCACGATCGGCAGCGTCTACATCAGCATCCTCAAGGCCACGGTCATCCCGCTGGTCTTCTTCGCCGTCGTCGCCTCCATCGCCAACCTGGCCCAGGTGACCAACGCGGCCCGCCTCGCCGCCAAGACCCTGCTGTGGTTCGCCATCACCAGCCTCATCGCGGTGCTGATCGGCCTCGCCGTCGGCGTCGTGATGCAGCCCGGCGTCGGCACCGGCCAGAGCGCCCCCGAGTCCTACCAGGCCCGCGACGTGGGCTGGCTGGACTTCCTCACCTCCATGGTCCCGGCCAACTTCCTCGGCCTGACCGTGAAGAGCACCGTGGGCGAGGACGGCGCCGTGGCCTCATCCCCCACCTTCAACGTGCTGCAGATCCTTGTGATCGCGATCGTCGTCGGCATCGCCGCCCTCAAGGTCGGCGAGAAGGCCGCCCCGTTCCTCACGTTCTCCCGGTCCGTCCTGGCCGTCATCCAGAAGCTGCTGTGGTGGATCATCCGCCTCGCGCCGATCGGCACCGTCGGCCTGCTCGGCAACGCCGTGGCCTCCTACGGCTGGTCCACCATGGGCACGCTGGCGAAGTTCGTCGTGGCGATCTACGTGGGCCTGGCGATCGTCATGTTCGTGGTCTACCCCGTGCTCGCCCGCCTGCACGGCCTCTCCGTGAAGCAGTTCTTCACCGGCGTGTGGCCGGCCGTCCAGCTCGGCTTCGTCTCCCGCTCCTCGCTCGGCACCCTGCCGGTGACCCAGCGGGTGGCCGAGCGGAACTTCGGCGTCCCCACCGGCTACGCGGCGTTCGCCGTCCCGCTGGGCTCCACCACCAAGATGGACGGCTGCGCCGCCATCTACCCGGCCATCGCGGCCGTGTTCGTGGCCCAGTTCTACGGGATCGAGATGAGCCTGGGCCAGTACGCCCTCGTGGTGCTCGTCTCCGTGCTCGGCTCCGCCGCGACCGCCGGCACCACCGGCGCCACCGTGATGCTCACCCTCACCCTCTCCACCGCCGGCCTTCCGCTCGAGGGCCTGGCGCTGCTGCTCGCCGTCGACCCGATCGTGGACATGGGCCGCACCGCCACCAACGTGGCCGGCCAGGCGCTCGTGCCCGCCCTCGTGGCCAAGCAGGAGGGCATCCTCGACCAGGCCCGCTACGACGCCGAGCGCGTCGACATCATGGGCGAGGACGAGGAGGAGATCGTCGAGGCCCGCGCCCAGGACCGCGACGACGACCAGGACCAGATGGTCGGCGCCGCCGCCCGCCCCGCGCGGGACTGA
- the guaB gene encoding IMP dehydrogenase, producing MTTTSTGPSSEPVHSSADPFGFFGLTYDDVLLLPSATDVIPAEADTSTQLTRNIRLNIPVVSAAMDTVTEAPLAIAMARQGGMGIIHRNLSIEDQARHVDTVKRSESGMIKDPVTIGPKATLADLDELCAQYRVSGLPVVAEDMTLLGIITNRDTRFIPHEEWETRTVDTAMTRMPLITAREGISREETIRLFSQNRVEKLPLVDEAGRLTGLITIKDFDKAEKYPDAAKDDEGRLRVGGAVGFFGDGWERAMALVEAGVDALVVDTANGHTHGVLDMIARLKKEKAAAHVDVIGGQAATYAGAKAIVDAGADAVKVGVGPGSICTTRVVAGVGVPQITAIYEAAKATRPAGVPLIADGGLQHSGDIGKALVAGAESVMLGSLLAGTAESPGDLVFYQGKQFKAYRGMGSLGAMQTRNGKRSFSKDRYFQADVPDEDKLIPEGIEGQVPFRGPIASVVHQLVGGLRQTMFYTGASTVDELKENGRFVRITAAGLKESHPHDIMMTVEAPNYRSR from the coding sequence GTGACCACCACCAGCACCGGGCCCAGCTCCGAGCCCGTCCACTCCTCCGCGGATCCCTTCGGCTTCTTCGGCCTCACCTACGACGACGTCCTGCTGCTGCCCAGCGCGACGGACGTGATTCCGGCCGAGGCGGACACGAGCACCCAGCTCACCCGCAACATCCGCCTCAACATCCCCGTCGTCTCCGCGGCGATGGACACCGTGACCGAGGCCCCGCTGGCCATCGCCATGGCCCGCCAGGGCGGCATGGGCATCATCCACCGCAACCTCTCCATCGAGGACCAGGCCCGCCACGTGGACACCGTGAAGCGCTCGGAGTCCGGCATGATCAAGGACCCGGTGACGATCGGCCCGAAGGCCACGCTCGCCGACCTGGACGAGCTGTGCGCGCAGTACCGCGTCTCCGGCCTGCCCGTGGTAGCCGAGGACATGACCCTGCTGGGCATCATCACCAACCGCGACACCCGCTTCATCCCCCACGAGGAGTGGGAGACCCGCACGGTGGACACGGCCATGACCCGCATGCCGCTGATCACGGCGCGCGAGGGCATCTCCCGCGAGGAGACCATCCGCCTGTTCTCCCAGAACCGCGTGGAGAAGCTGCCCCTCGTGGACGAGGCCGGCCGCCTCACTGGCCTGATCACCATCAAGGACTTCGACAAGGCCGAGAAGTACCCGGACGCCGCGAAGGACGACGAGGGCCGCCTGCGCGTCGGCGGCGCCGTCGGCTTCTTCGGCGACGGCTGGGAGCGCGCCATGGCGCTCGTGGAGGCCGGCGTGGACGCCCTCGTGGTGGACACCGCCAACGGCCACACCCACGGCGTGCTGGACATGATCGCCCGCCTGAAGAAGGAGAAGGCGGCTGCGCACGTGGACGTGATCGGCGGCCAGGCGGCCACCTACGCGGGCGCCAAGGCGATCGTCGACGCCGGCGCGGACGCCGTGAAGGTCGGCGTGGGTCCGGGCTCGATCTGCACCACCCGCGTGGTGGCCGGCGTCGGCGTGCCCCAGATCACCGCGATCTACGAGGCCGCCAAGGCCACCCGCCCGGCGGGCGTGCCGCTGATCGCCGACGGCGGCCTGCAGCACTCCGGCGACATCGGCAAGGCCCTCGTGGCCGGCGCCGAGTCCGTGATGCTCGGCTCCCTGCTGGCGGGCACCGCCGAGTCCCCGGGCGACCTGGTGTTCTACCAGGGCAAGCAGTTCAAGGCGTACCGCGGCATGGGCTCCCTGGGCGCCATGCAGACCCGCAACGGCAAGCGCTCCTTCTCCAAGGACCGCTACTTCCAGGCGGACGTGCCGGACGAGGACAAGCTGATCCCCGAGGGCATCGAGGGCCAGGTGCCCTTCCGCGGCCCGATCGCCTCGGTGGTGCACCAGCTCGTGGGCGGCCTGCGCCAGACCATGTTCTACACGGGCGCGTCCACCGTGGACGAGCTCAAGGAGAACGGCCGGTTCGTGCGCATCACCGCGGCGGGCCTGAAGGAGTCGCACCCGCACGACATCATGATGACGGTGGAGGCCCCGAACTACCGCTCCCGCTGA
- a CDS encoding GuaB3 family IMP dehydrogenase-related protein, whose protein sequence is MTNQIEIGRGKRGRRAFSLDDVSVVPARRTRDPKDVSLTWRIDAYTFEMPVIGAPMDSVMSPETAIALGRLGGLGVLNLEGLWTRHEDPRPLLEEIAALEAGPDGTEATRRLQEAYAAPIRAELITERLAQIREAGVVVAGSLTPQNTQEFYKTVLAAGVDLFVIRGTTVSAEHVSSSHEPLDLKQFIYELDVPVIVGGAAGYTPALHLMRTGAAGVLVGFGGGSSTTTRRAMGIRVPMATAIADIAEARRDYMDESGGRYVHVIADGGVSTSGEIVKALAMGADAVVLGAALARATDAPGGGWHWGLEAAHPELPRGHRTHVGQVAPLEEVLWGPGHHADGTSNLMGGLKRAMATSGYTELKDFQKVEVLVTPTQTV, encoded by the coding sequence GTGACGAATCAGATTGAGATCGGCCGCGGCAAGCGCGGTCGCCGGGCCTTCTCCCTCGACGACGTCTCGGTGGTGCCCGCGCGGCGCACCCGGGATCCCAAGGACGTCAGCCTCACCTGGCGCATCGACGCCTACACGTTCGAGATGCCCGTGATCGGCGCCCCCATGGACTCCGTGATGAGCCCGGAGACCGCCATCGCCCTCGGCCGCCTCGGCGGCCTCGGCGTGCTCAACCTCGAGGGCCTGTGGACCCGTCACGAGGACCCCCGTCCCCTCCTCGAGGAGATCGCCGCCCTCGAGGCCGGCCCGGACGGCACCGAGGCCACGCGCCGGCTGCAGGAGGCCTACGCGGCCCCCATCCGCGCCGAGCTGATCACCGAGCGCCTCGCGCAGATCCGCGAGGCCGGCGTCGTGGTGGCCGGCTCGCTCACCCCGCAGAACACGCAGGAGTTCTACAAGACCGTGCTCGCCGCTGGCGTGGACCTGTTCGTCATCCGCGGCACCACCGTCTCGGCCGAGCACGTCTCGTCCTCGCACGAGCCGCTGGACCTCAAGCAGTTCATCTACGAGCTGGACGTGCCCGTGATCGTGGGCGGCGCGGCCGGCTACACCCCGGCCCTGCACCTGATGCGCACCGGCGCGGCCGGCGTGCTCGTGGGCTTCGGTGGCGGCTCCTCCACCACAACGCGCCGCGCCATGGGCATCCGCGTGCCGATGGCCACGGCCATCGCGGACATCGCCGAGGCCCGCCGCGACTACATGGACGAGTCCGGCGGCCGCTACGTGCACGTGATCGCCGACGGCGGCGTCTCCACGTCCGGCGAGATCGTCAAGGCCCTCGCCATGGGCGCCGACGCCGTGGTCCTGGGCGCCGCCCTGGCGCGCGCCACGGACGCCCCCGGCGGCGGCTGGCACTGGGGCCTCGAGGCCGCCCACCCGGAGCTGCCGCGCGGGCACCGCACGCACGTGGGACAGGTGGCGCCGCTCGAGGAGGTCCTGTGGGGCCCCGGGCACCATGCCGACGGCACCTCCAACCTCATGGGCGGGCTGAAGCGCGCCATGGCCACCTCCGGCTACACCGAGCTCAAGGACTTCCAGAAGGTGGAGGTCCTGGTGACCCCCACCCAGACCGTCTGA
- a CDS encoding SURF1 family protein: MLRTALKPVWLATLVLALVAAGLFVALSKWQFETAETNAPPPRTQTEQPVPLTDHVRPYEPLLARDADQVVTVPGEFLPDTDVLVGPRLLRGDEGFWTVSAFRVAGAPDGEVIPVVRGWSAGADVVDPAPQGDVTVTGRLLPPDGPLPRTAAEADTADRLLYASLAPGQLVNVWDEPSYAAFVAAFEVADAAGAEVGAGASEGGLEPVWVAPQPEETEVIWLNVFYAVEWILFAGFALFLWWRFVRDDHLRDERERELDEEWAAQWRAEELARRREEARLAKERAYAAQAAARPSTDPEENRP, translated from the coding sequence TTGCTGCGCACCGCCCTCAAGCCCGTCTGGCTGGCCACCCTGGTCCTCGCCCTGGTGGCGGCCGGCCTCTTCGTGGCGCTGTCCAAGTGGCAGTTCGAGACCGCGGAGACCAACGCTCCGCCGCCGCGCACCCAGACCGAGCAGCCTGTCCCGCTGACGGACCACGTCCGCCCCTACGAGCCGCTGCTGGCCCGTGACGCGGACCAGGTGGTCACGGTCCCGGGCGAGTTCCTGCCGGACACGGACGTCCTCGTCGGGCCCCGCCTGCTGCGCGGCGACGAGGGCTTCTGGACGGTGTCCGCGTTCCGCGTGGCCGGTGCGCCGGACGGCGAGGTCATCCCGGTGGTGCGCGGCTGGTCGGCGGGCGCCGACGTCGTCGACCCGGCCCCGCAGGGCGACGTCACCGTCACGGGCCGCCTGCTGCCCCCGGACGGGCCCCTGCCGCGGACGGCCGCCGAGGCCGACACCGCCGACCGCCTGCTCTACGCCAGCCTCGCCCCCGGCCAGCTGGTGAACGTGTGGGACGAGCCCTCCTACGCCGCGTTCGTGGCCGCCTTCGAGGTGGCCGACGCCGCCGGCGCCGAGGTGGGGGCGGGCGCGAGCGAGGGCGGGCTGGAGCCCGTGTGGGTCGCCCCGCAGCCGGAGGAGACCGAGGTCATCTGGCTGAACGTGTTCTACGCGGTGGAGTGGATCCTCTTCGCCGGCTTCGCGCTGTTCCTGTGGTGGCGGTTCGTCCGCGACGACCACCTCCGCGACGAGCGCGAGCGCGAGCTGGACGAGGAGTGGGCGGCGCAGTGGCGCGCCGAGGAGCTCGCCCGCCGCCGCGAGGAGGCCCGCCTGGCGAAGGAGCGCGCCTACGCCGCGCAGGCCGCGGCCCGACCATCGACCGACCCCGAGGAGAACCGGCCATGA
- a CDS encoding DUF3817 domain-containing protein, whose product MSHTEPVDPAALPDPEDITEADLPEAPPRPGRERRRFAGTQQQIRSATRFYVVCSWITGVMLLLLVAEMVFKYAWGQELFAGGTTVDGEQNILGLHPEDSVTGGVNLSLFILIAHGWMYVVYLLACFRLWSLMRWQPMRLLAMAGGGVVPFLSFVVEKKVTKVVRDEVHRFPDAARRY is encoded by the coding sequence ATGAGCCACACCGAGCCCGTCGACCCCGCCGCCCTGCCCGACCCCGAGGACATCACGGAGGCCGACCTGCCCGAGGCCCCGCCGCGGCCGGGCCGGGAGCGCCGGCGCTTCGCCGGCACGCAGCAGCAGATCCGCTCGGCCACCCGCTTCTACGTGGTGTGCTCGTGGATCACGGGCGTCATGCTCCTGCTGCTGGTGGCCGAGATGGTCTTCAAGTACGCGTGGGGCCAGGAGCTCTTCGCCGGCGGCACGACCGTGGACGGCGAGCAGAACATCCTGGGCCTGCACCCCGAGGACTCGGTGACCGGCGGCGTGAACCTCTCGCTGTTCATCCTCATCGCGCACGGCTGGATGTACGTCGTGTACCTGCTGGCCTGCTTCCGCCTGTGGTCCCTGATGCGCTGGCAGCCGATGCGGCTGCTGGCGATGGCCGGCGGCGGCGTCGTGCCGTTCCTGTCCTTCGTCGTGGAGAAGAAGGTCACGAAGGTGGTCCGCGACGAGGTGCACCGCTTCCCGGACGCCGCCCGCCGCTACTGA
- the guaA gene encoding glutamine-hydrolyzing GMP synthase, giving the protein MTENAPHSDAPAPLSDVMPTVLVLDFGAQYAQLIARRVREANVYSEVVPASTPAAQILERRPAALILSGGPSSVYEPGAPTLDPALLEAGVPVLGLCYGFQSIAHALGGTVAKTGTREYGSTRLDSVDADSVLFAGQDLEQVVWMSHGDAVTQAPEGFAVTASTAGAPVAAFEDAERRIYGVQWHPEVGHSSHGQQVLEHFLHQGAGLGSDWTASNVIEEQVERIREQIGDKRAICGLSGGVDSAVAAALVQRAIGDRLTCVYVDHGLMRQGESAEIEQAFGEAHGGARLVMVDAREDFLSALAGVTDPEAKRKIIGERFIRTFEKAQADIILESEHDPEATEVRFLVQGTLYPDVVESGGGDGAANIKSHHNVGGLPDDIEFELCEPLRELFKDEVRAVGAELGLPEGIVHRQPFPGPGLGIRIIGEVTQERLDLLRSADAIVRAELTAAGLDRQIWQCPVVLLADVRSVGVQGDGRTYGHPIVLRPVTSEDAMTADWARIPDDVLSRISNRITNEVDGVNRVVLDVTSKPPGTIEWE; this is encoded by the coding sequence GTGACCGAGAACGCCCCCCATTCCGACGCCCCCGCCCCGCTCAGCGACGTGATGCCCACGGTGCTGGTGCTGGACTTCGGCGCCCAGTACGCCCAGCTCATCGCCCGCCGCGTGCGCGAGGCCAACGTGTACTCCGAGGTGGTCCCCGCCTCCACGCCGGCCGCGCAGATCCTGGAGCGTCGGCCGGCGGCGCTGATCCTCTCGGGCGGGCCCTCGTCCGTCTACGAGCCCGGCGCGCCCACGCTGGACCCGGCGCTGCTCGAGGCGGGCGTCCCGGTGCTGGGCCTGTGCTACGGCTTCCAGTCCATCGCCCACGCCCTCGGCGGGACCGTGGCCAAGACCGGCACCCGCGAGTACGGCTCCACGCGCCTGGACTCCGTGGACGCGGACTCCGTGCTCTTCGCCGGCCAGGACCTCGAGCAGGTCGTGTGGATGTCCCACGGCGACGCCGTCACGCAGGCCCCCGAGGGCTTCGCCGTGACCGCCTCCACCGCCGGCGCCCCCGTGGCCGCGTTCGAGGACGCCGAGCGGCGGATCTACGGCGTGCAGTGGCACCCCGAGGTGGGCCACTCCTCCCACGGCCAGCAGGTGCTCGAGCACTTCCTGCACCAGGGCGCCGGCCTGGGCTCGGACTGGACCGCGAGCAACGTGATCGAGGAGCAGGTCGAGCGCATCCGCGAGCAGATCGGGGACAAGCGCGCGATCTGCGGCCTCTCCGGCGGCGTGGACTCGGCCGTGGCCGCCGCGCTCGTGCAGCGCGCCATCGGCGACCGCCTCACCTGCGTGTACGTAGACCACGGCCTCATGCGCCAGGGCGAGTCCGCGGAGATCGAGCAGGCCTTCGGCGAGGCCCACGGCGGCGCCCGCCTCGTGATGGTGGACGCCCGCGAGGACTTCCTGTCCGCGCTCGCCGGGGTCACGGACCCGGAGGCGAAGCGCAAGATCATCGGCGAGCGCTTCATCCGCACCTTCGAGAAGGCACAGGCGGACATCATCCTGGAGTCGGAGCACGACCCGGAGGCCACCGAGGTGCGCTTCCTCGTGCAGGGCACCCTGTACCCGGACGTCGTGGAGTCCGGCGGCGGGGACGGCGCCGCCAACATCAAGTCGCACCACAACGTGGGCGGCCTGCCTGACGACATCGAGTTCGAACTGTGCGAGCCGCTGCGCGAGCTGTTCAAGGACGAGGTCCGCGCCGTGGGCGCCGAGCTCGGCCTGCCGGAGGGCATCGTCCACCGCCAGCCGTTCCCCGGCCCGGGCCTGGGCATCCGCATCATCGGCGAGGTCACCCAGGAGCGCCTGGACCTGCTGCGCAGCGCGGACGCCATCGTGCGCGCCGAGCTCACCGCCGCCGGCCTGGACCGCCAGATCTGGCAGTGCCCGGTGGTCCTGCTCGCGGACGTGCGCTCCGTGGGCGTCCAGGGCGACGGCCGCACCTACGGCCACCCGATCGTCCTGCGGCCGGTCACGAGCGAGGACGCCATGACGGCGGACTGGGCGCGCATCCCGGACGACGTGCTCTCGCGCATCTCGAACCGCATCACCAACGAGGTCGACGGCGTCAACCGCGTCGTCCTCGACGTCACCAGCAAGCCCCCGGGCACCATCGAGTGGGAGTGA